In Mycolicibacterium nivoides, the DNA window TCCTTGGGGTCGCCGGCATGCATCGTGCGATTGGCGTGCACCACTGCCGTGGTCTCCGGGACGCGGCGGGCCTCGTAGCCGGCGACGCCGCGGCCGGCGGCCAGCTCGTCGGCAAGGGCGCGGGCGTCGAGGACGGCCTGTGAACCGCCGTTGGCGCCGACGGGATACATCGGATGCGCGGCGTCACCCAGTAGTGTGACGCGTTGAGTACCCCAGTGGGACAACGGCTCCCGGTCGACCATCGGATACTCGAACACCGCATCGGATCTGCCCACCAGCTCGGCCGGGTCCAGCCAGTCCAGGTGCCAGCCCGACATGCGGGCCATGACCTCCGCGGGATCGACCTGGGCGTTCCAGTTCGCGTCCCCGGGAAGCGGACCGGGCGCGGCCTCGGCGACCTGCAGCACCCAGTTCACCTGATCGCCGCCGATCGGGTACGTGACCAGCTCGACCCCGTCCTCACCCTTGACGATGGCCATCGTGCGGCCGTCCAGAAACGGCCGAACATGGCTGGCGCCGCGGAACATCCGAACCCCCGACCAGACCAGTGGGTCGACGCCGCGATGCAACTGCCTGCGTACTTCCGAGTGCACCCCGTCGGCGCCGACGAACACGTCTGCGGTGAACTCGCCGACGCGGCTGGCCACGCGTACATGATCGTCGGATTCCTCGAAACCGGTGACGGCTGCGCCTGTGCGCACCGCGTCGGTACCCAGCCGGGACCGGACCGCGTCGAGCAACAGCATCTGCAGCCGGCCGCGGTGCACGGAACACTGCGGGTACCCGTATCCGCCTTCGATTCCGCGGGGCTCACGGAACAGCAGCGCGCCGTCGGAGCGGTAGAAATCGATGACGGCCGGGGTCGCCGAGATGGCCAGCAGGGCCTCGCCGAGACCGAGGTCGGTCAGTTCGCGTACCGCGTGCGGCAGCAGGTTGATGCCCACGCCGAGGGCGCGGAGCTCGTGGGCGCTCTCCAGGATCGTGACGTGAAAACCTCTGGCGTGCAGGGTGAGTGCGGTGGTGAGGCCACCGATACCGGCTCCGGCGATGACGATCTGTCGTGTGGACATGGCTCCAGCCTCGTCAGCGCCGAATGATAAGTCCAATACATAGTCTATCCATAAACTATTGTGATTACTTATGGAATTGCGGCAGCTCGAATACTTCGTGGCGGTGGCCGAAGAAGCCAACTTCACCCGCGCCGCCGAGCGGGTGCATGTCGCGCAACCGGCGGTCAGCGCCCAGATCCGGCACCTCGAGCGCGAACTCGGTCAGCAACTGTTCGATCGCAGCCGGCGTACGGTCCGGCTGACCGCCGCCGGCGAAGCCGTGTTGCCACACGCCCGGGCGGCGCTGGCCGCCGTCACCGCCGCCCGTACCGCGGTCGAGGAACTCGGCGAGTTGGTGCGGGGCTCGGTGGTGGTGGGCACCGTGACGGCCCACGACTTCGACATGGCGGGACTGCTCGCTCAGTTCCACGCGGCACACCCACTGGTCGACATCACGCTGACCACGGACGAGTCCGACGCCCTGCTGGACGGCTTGCACTCGGGGCGCCTCGATGCGGCCATCGTGTCGGTCGGTGCCGAACTGCCCGCCGGGTTGGCCGCCGAGGTGGTGACCGATCAGCGCATCGTCGCAGCGGTGGCGGGTGACCATCCGTGGCACCGGCGACGCACGGTCGCGCTGCGCGATCTCGCAGACCACCCGGTCATCGCGTTGCCGACCGGCGCCGGTATCCGCCACCAGTTCGACCAGGCCTGCCGCGGGGCCGGGGTGGCCGCACGGGTCGCGTTCGAGGCGAGCACCCCGCACGCGCTGGCCGAGCTTGCCGAGCGCGGGCTCGGAGTCGCGGTGTTGCCGGAATCGGTGGCCGTCGCCCGGACCGCCCTGCACCCCCTGCCCATCACACCCGAGTTGCGCGGCCGGTTGGTGTTCGCGTGGCGGGCGCGGGGACCGATGAGTCCGGCCGCCAGAGTCCTGATCGAGATGACTCGTCGCCGTCTGCGCGTCGGTGGCCCCGCATAGAGTGAGGGCCGTGAGCCCCGCGAAGACCGAGACGAAGAACGCACCGAACCCGACCGCTGACGACAAGCCCACACTGATGCTGCTCGACGGCAATTCGCTGGCTTTCCGGGCGTTTTACGCGTTGCCGGCCGAGAATTTCAAGACTCAGGGCGGGCTGACCACCAACGCGGTCTACGGGTTCACCTCGATGCTGATCAACCTGCTGCGTGACGAGCAGCCCAGCCACGTGGCCGCCGCGTTCGACGTATCGCGACAGACGTTCCGCAAGGACAAGTACCCGGAATACAAAGAGGGCCGCTCCGCGACGCCCGACGAGTTCCGCGGCCAGATCGACATCACCAAAGAGGTGCTCGGCGCACTGGGCATCACCGCGATGGCCGAACCCGGCTTCGAGGCCGACGACATCATCGCCACCCTGGCCACCCAGGCCGAGCAGGAGGGCTACCGGGTTCTGGTTGTCACCGGCGACCGTGACTCGCTGCAGTTGGTCACCGACAACGTCACCGTGCTCTACCCGCGCAAGGGGGTCAGCGAGCTGACCCGCTTCACGCCGGACGCGGTGGTGGAGAAGTACGGGCTGACGCCGACGCAGTATCCGGATTTCGCGGCCCTGCGCGGGGACCCGAGTGACAACCTGCCCGGCATTCCCGGGGTGGGAGAGAAGACCGCGACCAAGTGGATCGTCGAGTACGGCTCACTGCAGTCGCTGGTCGACAACGTCGAGAGGGTCAAGGGGAAGGTGGGGGACTCGCTGCGGGCCAACCTGTCCAGCGTGATCCTCAACCGTGAGCTCACCGACCTGGTGCGCGATGTGCCGCTGGCCCAGACGCCGGACACGCTGCGGATGCAACCCTGGAACCGCGACCAGATCCACCGGCTGTTCGACGACCTGGAATTCCGGGTGCTGCGCGACCGGCTGTTCGAGACGCTGGTCGCCTCCGAGCCCGAGGTCGAGCACGGGTTCGACGTGCGTGGCCGGGCATTGGAGCCCGGTGAGCTGGCCGCCTGGCTCGCCGAGCACAGCCTGGGTAACCGGTTCGGACTGGCCGTGGTCGGCACGCATCTGGCCTACGACGCCGACGCCACCGCACTGGCCATCGTGGCGGCCGACGGCGACGGGCGCTACATCGACACCGCCACGCTGACACCCGAGGACGAGGAAGCGCTGGCGCGCTGGCTGGGCGATCCCGGTCCGCCCAAGGCACTGCACGAGGCCAAGCTGGCCATGCATGACCTGGCCGGGCGCGGCTGGACATTGCGCGGGGTCACCTCCGACACCGCGCTCGCCGCCTACCTGGTGCGGCCGGGGCAGCGCAGCTTCGCCCTCGACGATCTGGCGGTGCGCTACCTGCGTCGCGAGCTGCGCGCCGAAACGCCTGAGCAGCAACAGCTTTCACTGCTGGATGACTCGGAGGGAGTCGACGAGCAGGCGGTGCAGACGCTGATCCTGCGGGCTTGCGCGGTCCTGGACCTCGCCGATGCGCTGGACGAGGAACTGGCCCGGATCGACTCGTCGTCCCTGCTGGGCCGGATGGAGCTGCCGGTGCAGCGGGCGCTGGCCGAGATGGAGTCGATCGGCATCGCCGTCGACCTGGGCAAACTGCAGGAACTGCAGAGCGAGTTCGCCGACCAGATCCGTGACGCCGCCGAGGCCGCGTACGCGGTGATCGGCAAGCAGATCAACCTCGGGTCGCCCAAGCAGTTGCAGGCTGTGTTGTTCGACGAGCTCGAGATGCCCAAGACCAAGCGCACCAAGACCGGCTACACCACCGATGCCGATGCGCTGCAGTCACTGTTCGACAAGACCGGTCATCCGTTCCTGCAGCATCTGCTGGCACATCGGGACGCGACGCGGCTCAAGGTCACCGTCGACGGCTTGCTCAACGCGGTGGCCTCCGACGGGCGGATTCACACCACGTTCAACCAGACCATCGCGGCGACCGGCCGGCTTTCGTCGACCGAGCCGAACCTGCAGAACATCCCGATCCGCACCGAGGCGGGCCGACGCATCCGCGACGCGTTCGTGGTTGGAGGTCGCCCTCCGGGCTCCGGCGGCGGTGCGGGCTCGGACGGGCCGTATGCCGAGCTGATGACCGCCGACTACAGCCAGATCGAGATGCGGATCATGGCGCACCTGTCGCGAGATGAGGGCCTGATCGAGGCCTTCAACACCGGTGAGGACCTGCACTCGTTCGTGGCGTCGCGGGCGTTCTCGGTGCCGATCGACGAGGTGACCCCGGAGCTGCGCCGACGGGTCAAGGCGATGTCGTACGGCCTGGCCTACGGGCTGAGCGCCTATGGGTTGGCCAGCCAGCTCAAGATCTCCACAGAAGAGGCCAAGGTGCAGATGGAGCAGTACTTCGACCGGTTCGGCGGAGTGCGTGACTATCTGCGTGACGTGGTCGACCAGGCGCGCAAGGACGGGTTCACCTCAACAGTGCTGGGCCGTCGTCGCTACCTGCCGGAACTCGACAGCAGCAACCGCAATGTGCGCGAGGCGGCCGAGCGGGCCGCTCTCAACGCGCCGATCCAGGGCAGTGCCGCCGACATCATCAAGGTGGCGATGATCAACGTCGACGAGGC includes these proteins:
- a CDS encoding FAD-dependent monooxygenase, yielding MSTRQIVIAGAGIGGLTTALTLHARGFHVTILESAHELRALGVGINLLPHAVRELTDLGLGEALLAISATPAVIDFYRSDGALLFREPRGIEGGYGYPQCSVHRGRLQMLLLDAVRSRLGTDAVRTGAAVTGFEESDDHVRVASRVGEFTADVFVGADGVHSEVRRQLHRGVDPLVWSGVRMFRGASHVRPFLDGRTMAIVKGEDGVELVTYPIGGDQVNWVLQVAEAAPGPLPGDANWNAQVDPAEVMARMSGWHLDWLDPAELVGRSDAVFEYPMVDREPLSHWGTQRVTLLGDAAHPMYPVGANGGSQAVLDARALADELAAGRGVAGYEARRVPETTAVVHANRTMHAGDPKELARVTADYRRNTLADRSSR
- a CDS encoding LysR family transcriptional regulator; protein product: MELRQLEYFVAVAEEANFTRAAERVHVAQPAVSAQIRHLERELGQQLFDRSRRTVRLTAAGEAVLPHARAALAAVTAARTAVEELGELVRGSVVVGTVTAHDFDMAGLLAQFHAAHPLVDITLTTDESDALLDGLHSGRLDAAIVSVGAELPAGLAAEVVTDQRIVAAVAGDHPWHRRRTVALRDLADHPVIALPTGAGIRHQFDQACRGAGVAARVAFEASTPHALAELAERGLGVAVLPESVAVARTALHPLPITPELRGRLVFAWRARGPMSPAARVLIEMTRRRLRVGGPA
- the polA gene encoding DNA polymerase I, yielding MSPAKTETKNAPNPTADDKPTLMLLDGNSLAFRAFYALPAENFKTQGGLTTNAVYGFTSMLINLLRDEQPSHVAAAFDVSRQTFRKDKYPEYKEGRSATPDEFRGQIDITKEVLGALGITAMAEPGFEADDIIATLATQAEQEGYRVLVVTGDRDSLQLVTDNVTVLYPRKGVSELTRFTPDAVVEKYGLTPTQYPDFAALRGDPSDNLPGIPGVGEKTATKWIVEYGSLQSLVDNVERVKGKVGDSLRANLSSVILNRELTDLVRDVPLAQTPDTLRMQPWNRDQIHRLFDDLEFRVLRDRLFETLVASEPEVEHGFDVRGRALEPGELAAWLAEHSLGNRFGLAVVGTHLAYDADATALAIVAADGDGRYIDTATLTPEDEEALARWLGDPGPPKALHEAKLAMHDLAGRGWTLRGVTSDTALAAYLVRPGQRSFALDDLAVRYLRRELRAETPEQQQLSLLDDSEGVDEQAVQTLILRACAVLDLADALDEELARIDSSSLLGRMELPVQRALAEMESIGIAVDLGKLQELQSEFADQIRDAAEAAYAVIGKQINLGSPKQLQAVLFDELEMPKTKRTKTGYTTDADALQSLFDKTGHPFLQHLLAHRDATRLKVTVDGLLNAVASDGRIHTTFNQTIAATGRLSSTEPNLQNIPIRTEAGRRIRDAFVVGGRPPGSGGGAGSDGPYAELMTADYSQIEMRIMAHLSRDEGLIEAFNTGEDLHSFVASRAFSVPIDEVTPELRRRVKAMSYGLAYGLSAYGLASQLKISTEEAKVQMEQYFDRFGGVRDYLRDVVDQARKDGFTSTVLGRRRYLPELDSSNRNVREAAERAALNAPIQGSAADIIKVAMINVDEAIKEAGLKSRMILQVHDELLFEVADGEREALEALVREHMGNAYPLDVPLEVSVGYGRSWDAAAH